A single window of Labrus mixtus chromosome 23, fLabMix1.1, whole genome shotgun sequence DNA harbors:
- the epoa gene encoding erythropoietin isoform X2 has protein sequence MEFPRLLALLLILLEWTRPGLPSPLRPICDLRVLNHFIKEARDAEVAMKSCREGCSLSESVTVPQTRVELDAWEKKNALEQAQEVQTGLWLLKPALSLLQTSVTNTALLSHIDNSIRNLLSISAVLRSLNIQEFTPPASAAGLEGTWTVSSSTDLLQVHVNFLRGKVRLLLLDAQACQQDVS, from the exons ATGGAGTTTCCCA GACTGCTCGCTTTGCTGTTGATATTGTTGGAGTGGACCAGACCAGGCCTCCCATCCCCTTTGAGGCCAATCTGTGACCTGAGGGTCCTGAACCATTTCATCAAGGAGGCACGAGACGCAGAAGTGGCTATG aAGTCATGTAGAGAAGGATGCAGCCTGTCTGAGTCGGTCACTGTTCCCCAAACCAGAGTGGAATTAGATGCATGGGAGAAGAAAAAT GCGCTGGAGCAAGCCCAGGAAGTACAGACCGGCTTATGGTTATTAAAACCGGCCCTGAGCTTGCTGCAGACGTCAGTCACCAACACTGCCCTGCTCAGCCACATCGATAACTCAATCCGAAACCTGCTCAGCATCAGCGCTGTGCTGCGCAGCCTCAACATCCAG GAATTTACCCCACCAGCAAGTGCAGCAGGGCTTGAGGGAACATGGACGGTGTCCTCGTCCACAGATTTGCTCCAAGTCCACGTCAACTTCCTTCGAGGCAAAGTGCGCCTGCTGCTTTTGGATGCACAGGCTTGTCAGCAAGATGTCAGCTGA
- the LOC132958461 gene encoding zona pellucida sperm-binding protein 3-like yields the protein MTTLVRYTAFVSLFVFFLYVSGVSNDEERGAVTTPEEARGLKIKCGEVKMTITINRRFFKERGFPFKPEYVRLGTNTSHQSSCGPKAEMSEFEMVISTGLQECRTESRVYGDWLVYTNKLVLFPAVVPTSTGSLLVRGTTTVIPVECHYKRKQTVTGEPLIPTWLPMTLTISAFGLLHFSLRTMEDGCSSTRRSSVYQQGEAVFLEAGIKAPLHPSLTLYVDYCVATFNPDPLSMPSYKFITKHGCLMDSMVPGSSSKFLPRKQNDRLCFSVQAFQFTKESVDQMFISCHLRATLKEHSHSHMNKACYFHRPSFRWRSTEGDNALCECCYSDDCLSHTGEDKSSAAGHRPKPDAERRHEADTIVGPLHTLPRSHWIGDLLVDH from the exons ATGACGACGCTTGTAAGATATACCGCTTTTGTCTCTCTGTTCGTGTTCTTTCTGTATGTCAGCGGCGTTTCTAATGATGAAGAAAGAGGTGCTGTAACAACCCCAGAGGAAGCCCGTGGTCTGAAAATAAAGTGCGGAGAAGTCAAAATGACAATAACCATAAACCGACGGTTTTTCAAGGAGAGAGGTTTTCCGTTCAAACCTGAATATGTCCGACTCggaacaaacacatcacaccaGAGTTCATGTGGACCAAAGGCAGAGATGTCAGAGTTTGAAATGGTCATATCAACTGGATTACAAGAATGTAGGACTGAGTCTAGA GTATATGGTGATTGGCTTGTCTATACCAACAAGCTTGTGCTGTTTCCTGCTGTGGTTCCCACCTCTACAGGCAGTCTGTTAGTGAGAGGAACAACAACTGTCATACCTGTTGAGTGCCATTATAAAAG GAAGCAGACAGTGACTGGGGAACCATTAATCCCAACATGGCTACCTATGACTTTAACTATCAGTGCATTTGGCCTCCTGCACTTCTCCCTGCGTACCATGGAAG ATGGCTGTTCCTCTACGCGTCGCTCCTCGGTGTATCAACAGGGGGAAGCTGTGTTTTTGGAGGCTGGTATCAAAGCCCCTCTTCACCCTTCTCTTACTCTTTATGTCGACTACTGTGTCGCTACGTTTAATCCTGACCCTCTCTCCATGCCAAGCTATAAGTTCATCACTAAGCACGG ATGTCTTATGGACAGTATGGTGCCAGGCTCTTCTTCCAAATTCCTCCCACGGAAGCAAAATGACAGACTGTGCTTCAGTGTCCAAGCTTTCCAATTCACCAAGGAGTCTGTGGATCAG ATGTTCATCAGCTGCCACCTGAGGGCCACTCTGAAAGAACACTCACACAGCCATATGAATAAAGCATGCTACTTTCATAGACCCTCATTCAG GTGGCGTTCAACAGAGGGAGACAATGCTTTATGTGAGTGCTGTTACTCCGATGACTGCTTGAGTCACACTGGTGAGGACAAGAGCTCAGCTGCTGGACACAGACCTAAACCAGATGCAG aaaggAGGCATGAGGCAGATACAATAGTTGGGCCACTTCACACCCTGCCACGCTCCCATTGGATCGGGGATCTGTTGGTTGATCACTAG
- the ufsp1 gene encoding inactive Ufm1-specific protease 1 translates to MSSLEKKRVDKTVANEESDEIDWGGSGANQGEIKKKKTQILSKNVHIGLPDPHTGAVKCSLIVGDYLYFHYGCDGQDDRGWGCGYRTIQTMASWLCHNWSPIQDKHRPPPSLPEIQQALVSMGDKPDSFSCSKEWIGTFEASLVLDFFYDVPCKVVHVRGGGAELEQVAVEELHQHFQKHGSPVMMGGDRDNSSKGILGVCTGDKGSYLLVLDPHYFGGGLENMELQRWAWVTWKKVSSLDHSSFYNLCMPQTGKNKHKLND, encoded by the coding sequence ATGTCCTCACTAGAGAAGAAAAGAGTGGATAAAACGGTTGCAAACGAGGAATCTGATGAGATTGACTGGGGCGGAAGTGGAGCTAACCAGGGGGagattaagaagaagaagacccaAATCTTATCAAAGAATGTGCACATTGGTCTTCCTGATCCACATACAGGTGCTGTGAAGTGTTCCCTGATTGTAGGAGACTACCTCTACTTCCATTATGGCTGTGATGGACAAGACGACAGAGGCTGGGGGTGTGGCTACCGCACAATTCAAACAATGGCCTCCTGGCTTTGTCATAACTGGTCCCCTATTCAGGACAAACACAGGCCTCCACCAAGCCTCCCTGAAATCCAACAAGCTTTGGTCAGCATGGGGGACAAACCAGACTCCTTCTCGTGCTCCAAGGAGTGGATTGGAACTTTTGAAGCATCCCTGGTCCTTGACTTTTTCTATGATGTCCCCTGTAAAGTGGTTCATGTTAGAGGTGGGGGTGCAGAGCTGGAGCAGGTTGCAGTGGAAGAGCTACATCAGCACTTTCAGAAGCATGGGTCCCCAGTCATGATGGGAGGGGACCGGGATAACTCTTCTAAGGGGATATTAGGAGTGTGCACCGGGGACAAGGGGAGTTACTTGCTCGTCCTGGACCCTCACTACTTTGGGGGTGGGCTCGAAAACATGGAGCTGCAGAGGTGGGCGTGGGTGACATGGAAAAAAGTATCATCTCTGGATCACTCATCATTTTATAACCTGTGTATGCCACAGACtggcaaaaataaacataaactaAATGACTGA
- the pop7 gene encoding ribonuclease P protein subunit p20, translated as MTEPRNPGMSIPQTAPTHAESTSTAVEMDPVEYTLRKRLPRKLPKRRNDVYVNMKTDFRAQLARCQKLLESGGHREICVHGLGLAINRAINIALQLQASSQGVLQLAANTSTVELVDDLEPEDPDEAGEPMTRTRNNSAIHIKVFYPDPQ; from the coding sequence atgacagagCCTCGCAACCCAGGAATGTCCATTCCTCAGACAGCCCCAACGCACGCTGAGTCCACCTCTACTGCTGTAGAGATGGACCCGGTGGAGTACACACTTAGGAAACGCCTTCCCAGGAAACTCCCCAAGAGACGGAACGACGTCTATGTCAACATGAAGACTGACTTCCGGGCCCAGCTTGCACGCTGCCAGAAGCTGCTGGAAAGTGGGGGTCACAGAGAGATCTGTGTGCACGGCCTGGGCCTGGCCATCAACAGGGCCATCAACATCGCTCTTCAGCTGCAGGCCAGCAGCCAGGGGGTGCTGCAGCTGGCAGCTAACACCTCCACAGTGGAGCTTGTGGACGACCTGGAGCCTGAAGATCCGGATGAGGCAGGGGAGCCAATGACTCGTACGCGCAACAACTCGGCCATTCACATTAAGGTTTTTTATCCTGACCCTCAGTGA
- the epoa gene encoding erythropoietin isoform X1, with the protein MLQKTGRGLLALLLILLEWTRPGLPSPLRPICDLRVLNHFIKEARDAEVAMKSCREGCSLSESVTVPQTRVELDAWEKKNALEQAQEVQTGLWLLKPALSLLQTSVTNTALLSHIDNSIRNLLSISAVLRSLNIQEFTPPASAAGLEGTWTVSSSTDLLQVHVNFLRGKVRLLLLDAQACQQDVS; encoded by the exons ATGTTGCAGAAAACGGGTAGAG GACTGCTCGCTTTGCTGTTGATATTGTTGGAGTGGACCAGACCAGGCCTCCCATCCCCTTTGAGGCCAATCTGTGACCTGAGGGTCCTGAACCATTTCATCAAGGAGGCACGAGACGCAGAAGTGGCTATG aAGTCATGTAGAGAAGGATGCAGCCTGTCTGAGTCGGTCACTGTTCCCCAAACCAGAGTGGAATTAGATGCATGGGAGAAGAAAAAT GCGCTGGAGCAAGCCCAGGAAGTACAGACCGGCTTATGGTTATTAAAACCGGCCCTGAGCTTGCTGCAGACGTCAGTCACCAACACTGCCCTGCTCAGCCACATCGATAACTCAATCCGAAACCTGCTCAGCATCAGCGCTGTGCTGCGCAGCCTCAACATCCAG GAATTTACCCCACCAGCAAGTGCAGCAGGGCTTGAGGGAACATGGACGGTGTCCTCGTCCACAGATTTGCTCCAAGTCCACGTCAACTTCCTTCGAGGCAAAGTGCGCCTGCTGCTTTTGGATGCACAGGCTTGTCAGCAAGATGTCAGCTGA